One segment of Takifugu rubripes chromosome 5, fTakRub1.2, whole genome shotgun sequence DNA contains the following:
- the iqck gene encoding IQ domain-containing protein K isoform X3 gives MQTANITKINKSPAEQGCETGPPGVEGSSRSHFPVTSGLATTLGFEDPLRDLLLWTPSPPSASGKRHPPMDKISFPQVPSRPISHYLETNVYPVLVPGLEALLEDAQNHDCFERKITKFNPCDFLTEWLYNHNPRRPDQTQVRFDDIPFVKAWISSHPRPPLPLFLQLSEDQAALLIQAFWRGYKYKSRGPFENITPKYKV, from the exons atgcaaacagctAACATAACTAAAATCAATAAGTCGCCCGCTGAACAAG GGTGTGAGACCGGTCCTCCAGGCGTTGAGGGGTCAAGTCGGTCACATTTTCCAGTAACATCTGGACTAGCCACAACACTA GGATTTGAAGATCCCCTGAGAGATCTACTTCTTTGGaccccttctcctccatcagcgTCAGGAAAAAGACATCCTCCCATGGATAAAATCTCATTTCCACAAGTACCTAGCC GTCCCATCTCCCATTATTTGGAGACAAATGTGTATCCGGTGTTGGTGCCTGGACTTGAGGCTTTGCTGGAGGATGCCCAGAATCATGACTGCTTTGAG cgtaaaatcacaaaatttaaCCCATGTGACTTCCTCACTGAGTGGCTCTATAA TCACAACCCTCggagaccagaccagacccaaGTGCGCTTTGATGACATCCCCTTTGTGAAGGCCTGGATCAGCAGTCA TCCCAGACCCCCCTTGCCCCTGTTTTTGCAGCTAAGTGAGGATCAGGCCGCTCTGCTCATCCAGGCCTTCTGGAGGGGCTACAAG tATAAATCTCGGGGCCCCTTTGAAAACATTACACCGAAGTATAAAGTGTGA
- the iqck gene encoding IQ domain-containing protein K isoform X2, which translates to MQTANITKINKSPAEQGCETGPPGVEGSSRSHFPVTSGLATTLGFEDPLRDLLLWTPSPPSASGKRHPPMDKISFPQVPSRPISHYLETNVYPVLVPGLEALLEDAQNHDCFERKITKFNPCDFLTEWLYNHNPRRPDQTQVRFDDIPFVKAWISSHPRPPLPLFLQLSEDQAALLIQAFWRGYKSVHLCPALIHSSTPAAALLTR; encoded by the exons atgcaaacagctAACATAACTAAAATCAATAAGTCGCCCGCTGAACAAG GGTGTGAGACCGGTCCTCCAGGCGTTGAGGGGTCAAGTCGGTCACATTTTCCAGTAACATCTGGACTAGCCACAACACTA GGATTTGAAGATCCCCTGAGAGATCTACTTCTTTGGaccccttctcctccatcagcgTCAGGAAAAAGACATCCTCCCATGGATAAAATCTCATTTCCACAAGTACCTAGCC GTCCCATCTCCCATTATTTGGAGACAAATGTGTATCCGGTGTTGGTGCCTGGACTTGAGGCTTTGCTGGAGGATGCCCAGAATCATGACTGCTTTGAG cgtaaaatcacaaaatttaaCCCATGTGACTTCCTCACTGAGTGGCTCTATAA TCACAACCCTCggagaccagaccagacccaaGTGCGCTTTGATGACATCCCCTTTGTGAAGGCCTGGATCAGCAGTCA TCCCAGACCCCCCTTGCCCCTGTTTTTGCAGCTAAGTGAGGATCAGGCCGCTCTGCTCATCCAGGCCTTCTGGAGGGGCTACAAG TCAGTGCATCTTTGCCCAGCTCTAATCCACTCATCCACGCCGGCTGCTGCGCTGCTCACGCGCTGA
- the iqck gene encoding IQ domain-containing protein K isoform X4: MQTANITKINKSPAEQGCETGPPGVEGSSRSHFPVTSGLATTLGFEDPLRDLLLWTPSPPSASGKRHPPMDKISFPQVPSRPISHYLETNVYPVLVPGLEALLEDAQNHDCFERKITKFNPCDFLTEWLYNHNPRRPDQTQVRFDDIPFVKAWISSHPRPPLPLFLQLSEDQAALLIQAFWRGYKPAPS; this comes from the exons atgcaaacagctAACATAACTAAAATCAATAAGTCGCCCGCTGAACAAG GGTGTGAGACCGGTCCTCCAGGCGTTGAGGGGTCAAGTCGGTCACATTTTCCAGTAACATCTGGACTAGCCACAACACTA GGATTTGAAGATCCCCTGAGAGATCTACTTCTTTGGaccccttctcctccatcagcgTCAGGAAAAAGACATCCTCCCATGGATAAAATCTCATTTCCACAAGTACCTAGCC GTCCCATCTCCCATTATTTGGAGACAAATGTGTATCCGGTGTTGGTGCCTGGACTTGAGGCTTTGCTGGAGGATGCCCAGAATCATGACTGCTTTGAG cgtaaaatcacaaaatttaaCCCATGTGACTTCCTCACTGAGTGGCTCTATAA TCACAACCCTCggagaccagaccagacccaaGTGCGCTTTGATGACATCCCCTTTGTGAAGGCCTGGATCAGCAGTCA TCCCAGACCCCCCTTGCCCCTGTTTTTGCAGCTAAGTGAGGATCAGGCCGCTCTGCTCATCCAGGCCTTCTGGAGGGGCTACAAG CCCGCTCCGTCATGA
- the iqck gene encoding IQ domain-containing protein K isoform X1 yields MQTANITKINKSPAEQGCETGPPGVEGSSRSHFPVTSGLATTLGFEDPLRDLLLWTPSPPSASGKRHPPMDKISFPQVPSRPISHYLETNVYPVLVPGLEALLEDAQNHDCFERKITKFNPCDFLTEWLYNHNPRRPDQTQVRFDDIPFVKAWISSHPRPPLPLFLQLSEDQAALLIQAFWRGYKVRVQPAVQELRRWQKALRERKNITKIVNQFWSQHEDRARSVMTDPPQPDIQVLSPTPQGTAAHSPAAPMTPEATEWPNPKFLTVMPPSLQSAANLSDG; encoded by the exons atgcaaacagctAACATAACTAAAATCAATAAGTCGCCCGCTGAACAAG GGTGTGAGACCGGTCCTCCAGGCGTTGAGGGGTCAAGTCGGTCACATTTTCCAGTAACATCTGGACTAGCCACAACACTA GGATTTGAAGATCCCCTGAGAGATCTACTTCTTTGGaccccttctcctccatcagcgTCAGGAAAAAGACATCCTCCCATGGATAAAATCTCATTTCCACAAGTACCTAGCC GTCCCATCTCCCATTATTTGGAGACAAATGTGTATCCGGTGTTGGTGCCTGGACTTGAGGCTTTGCTGGAGGATGCCCAGAATCATGACTGCTTTGAG cgtaaaatcacaaaatttaaCCCATGTGACTTCCTCACTGAGTGGCTCTATAA TCACAACCCTCggagaccagaccagacccaaGTGCGCTTTGATGACATCCCCTTTGTGAAGGCCTGGATCAGCAGTCA TCCCAGACCCCCCTTGCCCCTGTTTTTGCAGCTAAGTGAGGATCAGGCCGCTCTGCTCATCCAGGCCTTCTGGAGGGGCTACAAG gtcAGGGTACAGCCAGCCGTGCAAGAGTTGCGTCGGTGGCAAAAAGCgctcagagagagaaagaacatCACAAAAATTGTCAATCAATTCTGGTCCCAACATGAAGACcgag CCCGCTCCGTCATGACGGATCCTCCCCAGCCCGACATCCAAGtgctctcccccaccccccagggcACGGCGGCCCACAGCCCGGCCGCGCCGATGACTCCGGAGGCCACAGAGTGGCCCAACCCCAAGTTCCTGACCGTGATGCCGCCATCCTTACAGTCGGCTGCTAATCTGAGCGACGGCTGA